The nucleotide window atatatatataaaaaaaggaggGAACATTTGGATCAAGTAACCTTGCATTGAAAACAGTTTGTACTTTGACAATGAACACACAAATTAAACCAAGCCTTCCCAATCTCAACACAGAAATCAAGACTTGGTTCATGTAACCTTGCATGATTATCTTCTAACTATATAATACATTGCTGCTTCATGAACATAACCTCCACATACAGCATGTTTCATTGGATTAATCCAGCATCACTGACCTAGGCTGAATGTATTGTTTAGTGACATGACAAACCTGCATTAGTCAATACAAAACTATAGATGCTGCCATCTAGCATAATTTGCAGCATGCAGATTAGTTTCAACTTTACACAATGAAAACAGACCACTTATTCCAATGCTACCACTAACTCCAGCTACACAAAGCATAGTCCATCTCCAGTTATTAAGGTAGGTGTAGAATCATCAGGCAAACATTACTTTCAGATAAAAGAAGTTACTATTGTACCTTCAGTAACTTCACATTCACAAATACTCTGCATGTGCTGCCCTTTTctaggggaaaaaaataagtGAGCATCCACAGTAATATGCCCAAGGCATGCATCTGGTGTTGTTACTGCCACATCAAACAAACTGCAAAAATATTagtgaaaaattcaaataaggTTGTAGTTATGAGGAGATGATATGATGGTATTTACCTCAACATGATGAGAGCAATACCTATGTAACAATTTTCTTTTAGCGTTTATTGCTGTAAGGGGTGAGAGGAGGAAAGGATGGCACAGATTTCAATATAAATTTGCGGCCACTCTTTACAGCAGGTGAAGTAGTTGAGCCTGTCTCATGCAAACATTTGGCTGGTGGAGATACCCGCTTCTTATTAGGTGAACTAGCTGTTACAGCCTTGGCAGGAGAACTAGTGTCTTTCAGAACATCTGGTGTATCATCATCAACGTTACAATGCAATCCACTGCCAGAGTCTGGTTCAATAATTAACTTGCCATCACCAAACCGCGGTAGAGGAGTGACAGGAGAACTGCGCCAACGGAGACCAGCTGATAAGTGACAGCTTCCATGAAACAATTTGGTTTGCAAACCTCTGCGTTCTCTTACACTTGTTATAGCTGCAGAACCAGTAACGGATGGTGAAGGATTTGACATAGGACTAACGTCACATATATCTGAAAACCTGTCCCATCTGGGTGAGAATGGGTCAACTTTGGCAGCACTTCCACCATTTAAACCCTGATCACAAGGTGCCAAAGAAAGAGTGTCTTCCCTTGATTTTACTAAAGAATTATCACCCTTTGGAGAACTTGGGGACTCATTGTATGATAATAATGCAGATGAACCGGATTCTGGTGATGGATAATAGCTGACAGGAGGCTGAGCTTTAGGCACATCATTTTCACTGCCACAAAATTCATTAAGTACGGAAATTTGTGAGACAGATAATGACACACATTTTGTAAATTGTTATTGGGTGTAACAAATGAAGAAAAGCAAAAGGTTGTCACGGGACCATACTCTGAAGTCTGAAATAAAGGAGTTAGAGGAGAAAGGCGTGAGACACAACCCTCAGCAGCTGATAGACCCTTTCTTATCTTTACACCCAACTTCTCACAGGATGAATCACTCTCCAAGTCAGCCTCCGtaagctttttgtttttcatctctCTTTGTAAGAATTTGTATTCCATCTCTGTGACCTCACAGGATCCTGTCACAAAAGAAGCATGGATTCTTTAGGTAGAAGACAAGGGAAAGCAAAAATTGCTTGAGATTGGGCTAAGGTACatgtttttaaagaaaagagCTTCAAGctaaaacaactaaacaaaCAGGTACAAGATCACACACCCACCAGCATCAATGCAGCACCATCCCCACACACCAACCTACCCACACTTCTTTTCTGGCCATCTCAGAATTTAACCAGTTATTTTCCCAAAGTACGCATCCGTTGGCATGTTACGTCTTTGACAAAAATAACCTTTACGTTTTTTCATAGCATAAGACAAGCAAGGGTTTCAAGAAGCTATCAGATAATGAAAACTACCACCAATTTTATTCAAAGGCCAAGGTTGAACACCATTTAAGCttggataatttttatttagtttaagaAGTTTCAGAATGTTATATAGAATGTAACAATTATACTTCCACCAGGCAATGAAAACTGTTCATTTCACAAAATTTGGTCATCAATACAACAGGTTAAAATCACAGTCCAGCATTAGAGTCTAGAAAGTTGCACTTACCAAAGGATTCAAAAACATGCAGAGGCACATAAGAAGAAAGATAAGTACATATCTCATTGGCCTCACATATGTAACCATCTTCAAAGTTGTAACTAATGAATAAACATCAAACATTTTCCTTCTATTCCTAGCATGACCCAGTAGTTTCAAACTCCTTTGAGCTCTTGAAGGGGACATGCTCAGAAAAGTTCTTTTAAGGCTTTTGGAAAATATGATCCATAAACAATATTCAAACCAAAGTATCATCATTGATAGGCAAATTTGTATGGCGTTGCAAAACACTAGTACTAGCTCAATGCATATCAAACTGTGAAGTAATCTTATTGTCAGCCAGCTCACTGGAGACAGTGACAACTGGAATTGCTTCATCATTTATTAAAcctaatacaaaaataatactaGTGCATAAAAGGCAAAATTATAGAGGGTTTCTAGAAGTTACCATCCTTTCTGCCAAAAGTATTCTTACAACCTTCACATCTGCATCCGAGTGAGCATCCAACACCAACCTGCAGGTCAGCGCAGAAAAAAAACTGAGGATAATTTCTCTGCCAAGagaaacaatataaatatagtataaCGGATGTGCCATTGAATGTTTACGGACCTGGTAGCATTCACAGTATTTCTTCAAGCACTGAGACTTCTTGCAGTTACATCCTCTTTTATGTCGGGCAGAAGTTGGTGTTATATGTTTACTCTCCTGAATAATGTGAAAATCATGAGTCTCTACCACTAGGCGAAGGAGGCAACACAAAGAAAAACTGAAAGCCATACCCCACTATCCTTTTGTGGCTCAGTGACACGCAGGACAACTTTGGGAGCAAATGCTAGGGGATTACGAGTCTCTATCTGTTGTCTAGTTTCTTGAACCTTCTCCTGATGTTCAGGTTTATTAAAGCATCCTTGGCAAGCACAATCCTCAGAACAAAGTGTTCCAGCAGCAAAACAGTCACAGTACCTGCAAATGGCAAAAGAATAAACTGAGAATAAAATTCGAGATCTGAGGGAAGTGTAATATACCTCCATGCTCGACTGAAAATGCAACTTACAGCTTCAAGCATTTTGATCTCTTACAGTGGCAGCGCTTGGATCCATCATTGTCAGATGATTTCTTCCTGGACAGCACCATGCCAAGTTCAACTTACAAAGAACAAAGTCCAACATGTAAGAGGAGCTTCGTATGAAGTGCAACCAACAAgcttaccttttctttttgggaCTCGTCTGAGTCAACTCTTTTGAACTGCAAGCATCTTCTGAAGGACCAATTTTTGCATCATGAGGTTTGACATCAAGTGCAGATGGTtcaatttcttgattttcttgcaAATCTACCCTACTGTTTTCCACAGAAGAATAGGATAAAGAATTATTGAAACGCGAAATTGGTTTTATTGAAGGATAAGGGCTTATAGTCCTTGAAGAGCATGTGTAATTTGATTGCTGCAAACCAATCTTGTGGACACCAGAAACTGATTTGTCAATAGATACTTCCAAATCGTTTTCCCGACATTGCATGTTTATATTGAAACTTTTTGGTGCAGAACCTCCAATACTATTCAAATGCAAGCCAATGCCTGAAGGTGTAGGTGCTATCAAAGAGGAGCTTCCCTCAGAACGGAAAGATTGATCTTGTGCCCCAATATCTACTTTTGACCTCCTGCATGCAGAGAGTGACAACTTGCATAAAGCATTTCCAGAACAATCGACTAATTGGGTCAGCTGCTCTTTGCTGGGGAGCGGAGCTGAGTCTGCACATGCATTGTCCAAATCAATAGAAGTTCCTGGAGACTCTGAATCACAAATGGCACTTGTGAAGCTTGGATAGCTCTCTTTCCATCCAATGTGATTATCAAAACCTTCAAATTGTAGACGTTTGCGCATAGCACGCTGATGCTGAGCACTCTCCTACATTAAAAACAGTCAGTAATAACAAAGGAAAAAACAGTAGTACGTATGGAATTCCACACGCGCTTGGATTCTTCAATTTTACATATCCTTTGAGCATAACAACAATACAAATTTCAGGCttaaattgatattttctttatcttcatTAGCAGAATAACCTCATACATTGGCagcattttattaaaaaaaatgtagtcTCTCAGAAGAAAATGATGGCCTCACCAAGAAGATACAGCATTAGGCCATCAGCATTGATAAGCTATATGATATAGACACTCTATTTATACTTTGTCAACCTCTAGAATGTTTTCAGGTATTGAAAGTTTGAGTTAGAATGAaagcattaaaataat belongs to Dioscorea cayenensis subsp. rotundata cultivar TDr96_F1 chromosome 17, TDr96_F1_v2_PseudoChromosome.rev07_lg8_w22 25.fasta, whole genome shotgun sequence and includes:
- the LOC120280653 gene encoding uncharacterized protein LOC120280653 produces the protein MASPPSSKPGPASPPAQESPFSSFVSSLSPINAICVRNALHTDLGVPSPQPVFTSPHINFPRKRDLSKRFQKQAFSGAEKFPLFALNDTVFPENTDISGSSCLQSMTQLIPCSQKESNKDGPSQDPFSSPSTCVDEFLADPIEACDDPVQVPRIKLTDYNETQKDCKKENLRQIQPPGKLMAVSDGSQCVILGKSAILEEDTTDFRPLNTIEGLKMDVSENLTSLDHAEGDILKERSSGNINHTEIKSGFKQTKEILNLRKRSHEKQLEKVVTANDDQIDPDLATDPASSPCHGLDFVGPSCADRLSLMPDDKDWSRVDSGKQDHAPSSVCSEAVGDVNLRHVQNGQWPDCGFTPQVLAESIPDNQEHDQQDDSGVRPDTYTDDKVTYDQEESAQHQRAMRKRLQFEGFDNHIGWKESYPSFTSAICDSESPGTSIDLDNACADSAPLPSKEQLTQLVDCSGNALCKLSLSACRRSKVDIGAQDQSFRSEGSSSLIAPTPSGIGLHLNSIGGSAPKSFNINMQCRENDLEVSIDKSVSGVHKIGLQQSNYTCSSRTISPYPSIKPISRFNNSLSYSSVENSRVDLQENQEIEPSALDVKPHDAKIGPSEDACSSKELTQTSPKKKRKKSSDNDGSKRCHCKRSKCLKLYCDCFAAGTLCSEDCACQGCFNKPEHQEKVQETRQQIETRNPLAFAPKVVLRVTEPQKDSGESKHITPTSARHKRGCNCKKSQCLKKYCECYQVGVGCSLGCRCEGCKNTFGRKDGSCEVTEMEYKFLQREMKNKKLTEADLESDSSCEKLGVKIRKGLSAAEGCVSRLSPLTPLFQTSDENDVPKAQPPVSYYPSPESGSSALLSYNESPSSPKGDNSLVKSREDTLSLAPCDQGLNGGSAAKVDPFSPRWDRFSDICDVSPMSNPSPSVTGSAAITSVRERRGLQTKLFHGSCHLSAGLRWRSSPVTPLPRFGDGKLIIEPDSGSGLHCNVDDDTPDVLKDTSSPAKAVTASSPNKKRVSPPAKCLHETGSTTSPAVKSGRKFILKSVPSFPPLTPYSNKR